The Prosthecobacter fusiformis genomic sequence TTCCCTCCTGGCCATTAAAACTGTCCTCGCGGCATGATGTAACTGAGAAGTTGTGAGCCTTCGTTCTCATAAATCTTGAAGACTCCGGTTCCTTGTTTGCACCTATTCATTAAGAGGAGAGAAAGTGTGCAATTGGGTTACTTCACTTAATGCCACCTTTCACCGCCTGTTGACCTTCCGGATGAATTCTAGATCCTTATTCTCTGATGGCAGGCAGTTATTGAAGACTCTAGTCGCCCGTATGTTTGATCGGAGGCCGTCAATCCTGGTACTGCACGACATTGACGGATGGGCATTGGATCATGTTTTCCAGCTCTGGTTCGGAGATAGCTGCAACTTTCGAGTTGCTCGCCTCAATTGGGATAAGGTCTCCACCCCTCGAGCTTTCCAAGGTCATAACCTTGTCGTTTACGGGTATTTAGATATTTATTTGCGGTTTAAATCTTGTCCAAGAAAAGCCGTGGTTATCATCCATGATCCCTGCGAACTTTTTCCACAAGTCGTCAATTGGCACGAGGTAGAGCCTAAACCGGAGCTGATTGTTCTCCTCCGTTCCTTGCGTGCCGTTGTTGTGATTTCCATAGAACTACAGACACGTCTTTCGAGTTATGGCATCAAAACCTATCGGATTCCCACCATGAGCCGCCTCCCCGTTCAGGAGGATTGTGAATTAACTCCCTTGCCA encodes the following:
- a CDS encoding glycosyltransferase, which gives rise to MKTLVARMFDRRPSILVLHDIDGWALDHVFQLWFGDSCNFRVARLNWDKVSTPRAFQGHNLVVYGYLDIYLRFKSCPRKAVVIIHDPCELFPQVVNWHEVEPKPELIVLLRSLRAVVVISIELQTRLSSYGIKTYRIPTMSRLPVQEDCELTPLPPVAISIFKNYPRKNAEMLNRLAEKGRASGLWNLSLHENPSFNETAYLDLIDQSPIYVCSSWQEGGPLPAMDVMSRGGVVVTTRVGQMEEIITDGESGFFCSSQEEFEETLARLFGNRNVLEQARGKSLAAYRQRRDKAIIRETVQQVFTNILRHP